Proteins co-encoded in one Papaver somniferum cultivar HN1 chromosome 5, ASM357369v1, whole genome shotgun sequence genomic window:
- the LOC113281482 gene encoding uncharacterized protein LOC113281482 isoform X2, with translation MAQNLKGVGYASVVLLDLFVKLLKKMLGISAPSTPQTQKSMRRESAKGKFSQPVIYYSVLRGLVKLIEKSIVTAEEVGTNYQGVQSGSFKPGVLHYESES, from the exons ATGGCTCAAAATCTTAAAGGTGTTGGGTATGCTTCAGTAGTTTTGTTGGATCTGTTCGTAAAACTTCTAAAG AAAATGTTGGGTATATCTGCACCAAGTACTCCACAAACACAGAAATCCATGCGCCGTGAAAGCGCTAAAGGAAAATTCTCGCAGCCAGTCATTTATTATAGTGTGCTTCGTGGATTGGTTAAATTGATCGAGAAATCTATAGTAACAGCTGAGGAAGTGGGTACTAACTACCAAGGTGTTCAGTCTGGGTCTTTCAAACCAG GTGTTCTCCATTATGAATCAGAAAGTTGA
- the LOC113281482 gene encoding uncharacterized protein LOC113281482 isoform X1 — protein sequence MAQNLKGVGYASVVLLDLFVKLLKRQSQSWACDIMLNQKMLGISAPSTPQTQKSMRRESAKGKFSQPVIYYSVLRGLVKLIEKSIVTAEEVGTNYQGVQSGSFKPGVLHYESES from the exons ATGGCTCAAAATCTTAAAGGTGTTGGGTATGCTTCAGTAGTTTTGTTGGATCTGTTCGTAAAACTTCTAAAG AGACAATCACAATCATGGGCATGTGACA TCATGTTGAACCAGAAAATGTTGGGTATATCTGCACCAAGTACTCCACAAACACAGAAATCCATGCGCCGTGAAAGCGCTAAAGGAAAATTCTCGCAGCCAGTCATTTATTATAGTGTGCTTCGTGGATTGGTTAAATTGATCGAGAAATCTATAGTAACAGCTGAGGAAGTGGGTACTAACTACCAAGGTGTTCAGTCTGGGTCTTTCAAACCAG GTGTTCTCCATTATGAATCAGAAAGTTGA